A single Spiroplasma floricola 23-6 DNA region contains:
- a CDS encoding pseudouridine synthase: protein MMEERLQKIIATRGYCSRRRAEELIVQGKVKVNGKIIKELGSKFDPNVKIDINNKSVEEVKEKVYYLFNKPRLVLTTMYDPKDRKTVAEFFKDSKLRVYPVGRLDYDVSGALIMTNDGEFANFVMHPKYEFRKTYQALCKGKVHKYQIKQLIDGVLIDDNYKTKAIQSRLLKYDEEYDESVIELTIAEGRKHHVKKMLIAADIYLKKLKRTQIEFLTIEELPIGKFRELKSHEIKQFYGIYNSLKVKRGK from the coding sequence ATAATGGAAGAAAGATTGCAAAAAATTATTGCCACTAGGGGATATTGCTCAAGAAGAAGAGCAGAAGAACTTATTGTGCAAGGTAAAGTAAAAGTTAATGGTAAAATTATAAAGGAGCTAGGTTCAAAATTTGATCCAAATGTTAAAATTGATATCAATAATAAAAGTGTAGAAGAAGTAAAAGAAAAAGTTTATTATTTATTTAATAAACCAAGATTAGTTTTAACAACAATGTATGATCCAAAAGATAGAAAAACTGTAGCAGAATTCTTTAAGGATTCAAAATTAAGAGTTTATCCTGTTGGAAGATTAGACTATGATGTTTCTGGAGCACTTATTATGACAAATGATGGTGAGTTTGCAAATTTTGTAATGCATCCAAAATATGAATTTAGAAAAACATATCAAGCTCTTTGTAAGGGTAAAGTACACAAATATCAAATTAAACAGCTTATTGATGGTGTTCTTATAGATGATAATTATAAGACAAAGGCAATTCAGTCAAGACTTTTAAAATATGATGAAGAATATGATGAGTCTGTAATAGAATTAACAATTGCTGAAGGTAGAAAACATCATGTTAAAAAAATGCTAATAGCAGCAGATATTTATTTGAAAAAATTAAAAAGAACTCAAATAGAGTTTTTAACAATAGAGGAACTACCAATTGGTAAATTTAGAGAATTAAAATCTCATGAAATTAAACAATTTTATGGAATTTACAATTCATTGAAAGTTAAAAGAGGTAAGTAA
- a CDS encoding deoxynucleoside kinase has protein sequence MRIAIFGTVGAGKSTVSEEISKKLGYKVFPEPIDNNPYFDDYYKDRKANVFKMQIYMLTARSQQLMEAEELKNVIFDRTILEDPIFVATNHDTGAMNDIDYKTYTDFYENVVVPNLSDRGKFDLVIYLKVSTDKAIQRIRERGRYQEFDSPREYWDVLNKNYDNFFEKRKHMFDFLVVDAETDDLEEKMQFIMNKIYEKDSTLKK, from the coding sequence ATGAGAATAGCTATTTTTGGTACAGTAGGTGCAGGTAAATCTACTGTAAGTGAAGAAATATCAAAAAAATTAGGATACAAGGTATTTCCAGAACCGATTGACAATAACCCATATTTTGATGATTATTATAAAGATAGAAAAGCAAATGTTTTTAAAATGCAAATATATATGCTAACAGCAAGAAGTCAACAATTAATGGAAGCTGAGGAACTAAAAAATGTAATTTTTGACAGAACAATATTGGAAGATCCAATTTTTGTGGCAACCAATCATGATACAGGTGCAATGAATGATATTGATTATAAAACATACACAGATTTTTATGAAAATGTTGTTGTTCCAAATTTATCTGATAGAGGAAAATTTGATTTAGTAATTTATTTAAAAGTTTCAACAGATAAAGCAATTCAAAGAATTAGAGAAAGAGGAAGATATCAAGAATTTGATTCTCCAAGAGAATATTGGGATGTTTTGAATAAAAATTATGATAATTTTTTTGAAAAAAGAAAACATATGTTTGATTTTTTAGTAGTTGATGCAGAAACTGATGATTTAGAAGAAAAAATGCAATTTATAATGAATAAAATTTATGAAAAAGATTCTACTTTAAAGAAATAA
- a CDS encoding segregation and condensation protein A produces the protein MDKWNKIELNNFNGPLDLLLHLIKDKEMDIMDINLFDLSSQYISYIKKYEDLNIEIASEYLVMAAYLIELKSKLLIPKEEVEIDSNYEEQERDELIRRLMEYHKIKEVTDFFKTKQEEFLKTFSKSKSIIKISKIDDDKLPLAENNIDIEKFSNIFLRAIEKNKFKKMEVNTITSVEISPEEVAEDIIIFLNNNNIKEIELGKLIEIKEFSIKMMVATFLAVLDLAAKKFISLSQDQEEVIVKYLDC, from the coding sequence ATGGATAAGTGAAATAAAATAGAATTAAATAATTTTAATGGACCTTTAGATTTATTGCTTCATTTAATTAAAGATAAAGAAATGGATATAATGGATATTAATCTTTTTGACTTATCTTCACAATATATTTCTTATATTAAAAAATATGAAGATTTAAATATTGAAATAGCAAGTGAATACCTAGTTATGGCTGCTTATTTAATAGAATTAAAGTCAAAATTATTAATACCAAAAGAAGAAGTTGAAATTGATTCAAATTATGAAGAACAAGAACGAGATGAATTAATTAGAAGGTTAATGGAATATCATAAAATTAAAGAAGTTACAGACTTCTTTAAAACTAAACAAGAAGAATTTTTAAAGACTTTTAGTAAATCAAAAAGTATTATAAAAATCTCAAAAATAGATGATGATAAATTACCATTAGCAGAAAATAATATTGATATTGAAAAATTCTCAAATATCTTTTTAAGAGCTATTGAAAAGAATAAGTTTAAAAAAATGGAAGTGAATACAATTACTTCTGTTGAAATATCACCAGAAGAAGTTGCAGAAGATATTATAATTTTCTTAAATAATAATAATATTAAAGAAATTGAATTAGGGAAACTTATTGAAATAAAAGAATTTTCAATAAAAATGATGGTAGCAACATTTTTGGCAGTTTTAGATTTAGCAGCTAAGAAATTTATTTCACTATCTCAAGATCAAGAAGAAGTAATTGTCAAATATTTAGATTGTTAA
- a CDS encoding lipoprotein, producing the protein MKKLLSILGTLTLTSMPITSVVSCISPDPGNNFGDSNLQTGNEWKGKSEISKDVTELKSTSVKLQKSQDVLYTDYSNFNKTNYSASLSNTEKTSGYKNKLIKEKYLKTEDHLTFNPYADMGIVEDTAEYLMKDKGVGGASRADAEKWLEGRNNAVYNDVGEYATKYFNEGNQKGNGIKLGFMQNASDTGELVPMWNAAPSQGSKEGILATGKNQKEYARWFNDKYEKWTNGKPEENWQRPSEGGLNKEDVTISFGPFANSLWHTAYINNKTPEELATTIKAVGDRYGTKKFDFYFSSPYLTKSGQYGDSQRLLASALKILMESDSGYDITLSLVVSTKDGVAVQKGLESVKQIGDEAYPLWNFTEYLGMNFRLNLIPYLTNSSVNGAVYEGNWELDTIKKAITNTKTTWTQMYKNIHGNDAAQYTPEEISRRMSITPWIGRRAEESVYSFTTEDAAKLREFAVTEKLGQMSMFYISRDIPSLFEPNKEVKPGESVYGLADKNALDQNIRSGAGYKAHSFSDILSGKVQINEELKVEAKTKEDIKKNGGIDYKEDIEANKTLIPGTNGGWENPGVDPENPGGGSAGSGAGGGNIVPPTPPTGPGASLYTSWAQANPNRKTNITSKTKANGSTYFSPYLDAGLYEGNDIAGIKNKVSGFDNLTLSFVQQVNSSDNKEIDLSIAGIPNKDANYQYWEEYQLYGKMLKPMIDSNNFENIKVAYGGATTGGYVEKNPWDVALRMAGASRDSKASDLQISQATGHLEKALIKYQEDLVKVGERYSKKTGLKMPKSIDFDIEGHAQYQEDELKVLGQTMANMKKKDPSWDFSLTLPVLPTGLTSVGYNVMNIINKEFKAAGLSQNQVPIVNLMLMDYGDPIYVTAKANGETNFDLAKQAIENTRNNLATSLEENWGTVGVSGNKLYSLIGATPMIGVNDTVQGVFTLEDAKELYNYAQVRNLAYIGMWSMNDDRGRQGTRPVNKSLVTHGLAYLEEYDFARAFSGDWTNEVKVPRKEWKH; encoded by the coding sequence ATGAAGAAATTATTAAGTATTTTAGGAACATTGACTTTAACATCAATGCCTATCACATCTGTTGTAAGTTGTATTAGTCCTGATCCAGGAAATAATTTTGGAGATTCTAACTTACAAACTGGAAATGAATGAAAAGGAAAAAGTGAAATATCAAAAGATGTAACAGAATTAAAATCTACTTCTGTAAAACTACAAAAATCACAAGATGTTTTGTATACTGATTATTCAAATTTCAATAAAACTAATTATTCAGCTAGTTTATCTAATACTGAAAAAACTTCAGGATATAAAAACAAATTAATAAAAGAAAAATATCTTAAAACTGAAGATCATCTAACATTTAATCCTTATGCAGATATGGGTATTGTAGAAGATACTGCAGAGTATCTAATGAAAGATAAAGGTGTTGGTGGAGCTAGTAGAGCTGATGCAGAAAAATGACTTGAAGGAAGAAATAACGCTGTTTACAATGATGTAGGTGAATATGCTACTAAATATTTTAACGAGGGAAATCAAAAAGGAAATGGTATAAAATTAGGATTTATGCAAAATGCTTCAGATACTGGAGAGTTAGTTCCTATGTGAAATGCTGCTCCTTCACAAGGAAGTAAAGAAGGTATTTTAGCAACAGGAAAAAATCAAAAAGAGTATGCAAGATGATTTAATGATAAATATGAAAAATGAACAAATGGAAAACCAGAAGAAAATTGACAAAGACCTTCAGAAGGTGGATTAAATAAAGAAGATGTTACAATATCTTTTGGACCATTTGCAAATTCATTATGACATACTGCATATATTAACAATAAAACTCCAGAAGAGTTAGCAACTACTATTAAAGCTGTTGGTGACAGATATGGAACAAAGAAATTTGATTTCTATTTTTCTTCACCATATTTAACTAAAAGTGGACAATATGGAGATTCTCAAAGATTATTGGCAAGTGCTTTAAAAATTTTAATGGAATCAGATTCTGGATATGATATTACATTATCTTTAGTTGTTTCAACTAAAGATGGAGTTGCAGTTCAAAAAGGATTAGAATCAGTTAAACAAATTGGAGATGAAGCATATCCTTTATGAAACTTCACAGAATATTTAGGTATGAACTTTAGATTAAATTTAATTCCATATTTAACTAATAGTAGTGTAAATGGAGCAGTTTATGAAGGTAATTGAGAATTAGATACAATTAAAAAGGCAATTACAAATACTAAAACTACTTGAACACAAATGTACAAAAATATTCATGGAAATGATGCAGCTCAATATACACCAGAAGAAATAAGTAGAAGAATGTCAATTACACCATGAATTGGAAGAAGAGCTGAAGAATCAGTTTATAGTTTTACAACAGAAGATGCTGCAAAATTAAGAGAATTTGCAGTAACAGAAAAATTAGGTCAAATGTCAATGTTTTATATCTCAAGAGATATTCCTTCATTATTTGAACCAAATAAAGAAGTAAAACCAGGAGAATCAGTTTATGGATTAGCAGATAAAAATGCATTAGATCAAAATATTAGAAGTGGTGCAGGTTATAAAGCTCATTCATTCTCAGATATTCTAAGTGGAAAAGTTCAAATAAATGAAGAATTAAAAGTAGAAGCTAAAACAAAAGAGGACATCAAAAAAAATGGTGGTATAGATTATAAAGAAGATATTGAAGCAAATAAAACTTTAATACCAGGAACAAATGGTGGATGAGAAAATCCAGGAGTGGATCCGGAAAATCCAGGAGGAGGTTCTGCAGGTTCAGGAGCTGGTGGAGGAAACATAGTTCCTCCAACACCTCCAACAGGTCCAGGAGCAAGTTTATACACTAGTTGAGCTCAAGCAAATCCAAATCGTAAAACAAATATCACAAGTAAGACAAAAGCAAATGGTTCTACATACTTTTCACCATATTTAGATGCAGGATTGTATGAAGGAAATGATATTGCAGGAATTAAAAATAAAGTCTCAGGATTTGATAATTTAACATTATCATTTGTACAACAAGTAAATAGCAGTGATAATAAAGAAATAGATTTATCAATTGCAGGTATTCCTAATAAAGATGCTAATTATCAATATTGAGAAGAGTATCAATTATATGGAAAAATGTTAAAACCAATGATAGATTCAAATAACTTTGAAAATATTAAAGTAGCTTATGGTGGAGCAACTACTGGTGGATATGTTGAAAAAAATCCATGAGATGTTGCTTTGAGAATGGCAGGAGCATCAAGAGATTCAAAAGCATCTGATCTACAAATTAGTCAAGCTACAGGTCATTTAGAAAAAGCCTTAATAAAATATCAAGAAGATTTAGTAAAAGTTGGAGAACGTTATTCTAAAAAAACTGGTCTTAAAATGCCAAAATCAATAGACTTTGATATTGAAGGTCATGCACAATACCAAGAAGATGAATTAAAAGTACTTGGACAAACAATGGCAAATATGAAGAAAAAAGATCCTTCATGAGACTTTTCATTAACTCTTCCTGTGCTTCCAACAGGTTTAACAAGTGTTGGATATAATGTAATGAACATTATTAATAAAGAATTCAAAGCCGCTGGTTTATCTCAAAATCAAGTTCCAATTGTTAATTTAATGTTAATGGATTATGGTGATCCAATTTATGTTACTGCAAAAGCAAATGGAGAAACAAACTTTGATTTAGCAAAACAAGCAATTGAAAATACAAGAAATAATTTAGCTACTTCTTTAGAAGAAAACTGAGGTACTGTAGGAGTAAGTGGTAATAAATTATATTCATTAATTGGAGCAACTCCAATGATTGGTGTTAATGATACTGTTCAAGGTGTATTTACTCTTGAAGATGCAAAAGAATTATATAATTATGCTCAAGTTAGAAACTTAGCATATATAGGAATGTGATCAATGAATGATGATAGAGGAAGACAAGGTACTAGACCTGTTAATAAATCTCTTGTTACTCATGGATTAGCTTACTTAGAAGAATATGACTTTGCAAGAGCATTCTCTGGAGATTGAACAAATGAAGTAAAAGTTCCAAGAAAAGAATGAAAACATTAA
- a CDS encoding energy-coupled thiamine transporter ThiT — translation MNKNTIKLTICLSTIRILLFLALIVWAIISVIKVGSEGAKMPIGKNITVSICFSLFFILFVLMNISLILNIIFDSLNVNNKIVIALSIITLNIETMIIYLKKVNFKKISLKMQKWTAFDITSIALLLALYFAIGFVSSLIPPMPFYITISFKYIPLFFGAFILPLSGCITLCFLSATLTALMPGSYLAFWQFLFDYWIPTFCLFVAYFFAPNIKSNKWMNKITIWFAFITIPILIIYFSRVISGVIYWLNPNKVDVWKEFDWTNNIEYSFIYNSFNSIFDYVLLMICVPTVCESLWVIKERFFYRNLNN, via the coding sequence ATGAATAAAAACACAATTAAATTAACAATTTGCTTATCAACTATTAGAATCTTGCTATTTTTAGCTCTAATAGTTTGAGCAATTATTTCAGTTATTAAAGTAGGCTCTGAGGGAGCAAAAATGCCTATAGGAAAAAATATTACTGTAAGTATTTGTTTTTCATTATTTTTTATATTATTTGTTTTAATGAATATTTCATTAATACTAAATATTATTTTTGATAGTTTAAATGTAAATAATAAAATAGTTATTGCACTTTCTATAATTACATTAAATATTGAAACAATGATTATATATTTAAAAAAAGTCAACTTTAAAAAAATAAGTCTTAAAATGCAAAAATGAACAGCATTTGATATAACATCAATTGCTCTACTTTTAGCTTTGTATTTTGCAATAGGGTTTGTATCAAGTTTAATTCCCCCAATGCCTTTTTATATAACTATTTCATTTAAGTATATACCTCTATTTTTTGGGGCATTTATTTTGCCTTTATCTGGGTGTATAACACTTTGCTTTCTGTCAGCAACTTTAACAGCTCTTATGCCAGGATCATATTTAGCCTTTTGACAATTTTTATTTGATTATTGAATACCCACATTTTGTCTTTTTGTTGCTTACTTCTTTGCACCCAATATTAAATCAAATAAATGAATGAATAAAATAACAATTTGATTTGCTTTTATAACTATTCCCATATTAATTATTTACTTTTCAAGAGTAATTTCAGGAGTTATTTATTGATTAAATCCAAATAAAGTAGATGTATGAAAAGAATTTGATTGAACAAATAATATAGAGTATTCATTTATTTATAACTCTTTTAACAGTATTTTTGACTATGTTTTATTAATGATTTGTGTACCTACTGTGTGTGAATCACTTTGAGTTATTAAAGAAAGATTTTTCTATAGAAATTTGAATAACTAA
- the frr gene encoding ribosome recycling factor, translating to MINEIVQLAELNMQDSIDSFKDYLSKVRTGRANANMLNSVMVDFYGTLTPINQTAQISSPEPQQLVIKPYDRSQVGAVIAGINKADLGLNPIGEADLVRINIPALTQEIRKDLVKKMLKELEQFKVRVRNVRRDANDKIKKDASSPEDIKKDLENQIQKLTDKYIDILDNLAKEKETDLMKI from the coding sequence ATGATAAATGAAATAGTTCAATTAGCAGAACTTAATATGCAAGATTCAATTGATAGTTTTAAAGATTACTTATCAAAAGTTAGAACTGGAAGAGCAAATGCAAATATGCTAAATAGTGTAATGGTTGATTTTTATGGGACTTTAACACCAATTAATCAAACTGCTCAAATTTCATCACCTGAACCACAACAATTAGTCATTAAACCTTATGATAGAAGTCAAGTTGGAGCTGTGATTGCAGGAATTAACAAAGCAGATTTAGGGTTAAACCCAATTGGAGAAGCAGATTTAGTTAGAATTAACATTCCTGCTTTAACTCAAGAAATTAGAAAAGACTTAGTTAAAAAAATGTTAAAAGAACTTGAACAGTTTAAAGTTAGAGTAAGAAATGTAAGAAGAGATGCTAACGATAAAATTAAAAAAGATGCAAGTTCACCTGAGGATATTAAAAAAGATTTAGAAAATCAAATTCAAAAATTAACAGATAAGTATATCGATATTTTAGATAATTTAGCAAAAGAAAAAGAAACTGATTTAATGAAAATATAA
- the scpB gene encoding SMC-Scp complex subunit ScpB, which produces MDNKKRMSIIEGLLFVNGDEGTSIEDLQFILGDIKENEISDLIDQLIKKYSKDDSSGLSIQKFAKNRYRMITKKENADFYAKLANVKTESKLSTASIETLSIIAYRGPISKANVEEIRGVNCEAIFYKLKLRNLIKEAGKSDEVGKPMLYKVTQDFLKYFNLNSLDELPKLKETIEEEKEIFTRG; this is translated from the coding sequence ATGGATAATAAAAAAAGAATGTCAATTATTGAAGGACTATTATTTGTAAATGGTGATGAAGGAACTTCAATTGAAGATCTTCAATTCATTTTAGGTGATATCAAAGAAAATGAAATTAGCGATTTAATTGATCAACTAATTAAGAAATACAGTAAAGACGATTCGTCAGGATTAAGTATTCAAAAGTTTGCTAAAAATAGATATAGAATGATTACAAAAAAAGAAAATGCTGATTTTTATGCAAAACTTGCAAATGTTAAAACTGAATCAAAATTATCAACTGCAAGTATTGAAACATTATCTATAATTGCTTATAGAGGACCAATTTCAAAAGCAAATGTTGAAGAAATTAGAGGAGTAAATTGTGAAGCAATTTTCTACAAACTTAAATTAAGAAATTTAATTAAAGAAGCTGGTAAGTCTGATGAAGTTGGAAAACCAATGTTATATAAAGTTACACAAGACTTTTTAAAGTATTTTAATTTAAATAGTTTAGATGAATTACCTAAACTAAAAGAAACAATAGAAGAAGAAAAAGAAATTTTCACTAGAGGTTAA
- a CDS encoding YebC/PmpR family DNA-binding transcriptional regulator, which produces MGRAHEVRKASMEKTAAMKSAIYGRASKEIYMAAKAGSKDPEANLALRSAIDKAKSKQVPADVIQRAIKKAEGGDADNYTSNRYEGYGPGNSMIIVDSLTNNVNRAIAEIRDAFNKNGGKIANSGAVSHSFQATSIFAFENKSVEEILELLMETDCEVNDVLEEEGLTVVYAPFQAFNAIKTALDNVGIKDYKMAETTMLADEMITIVNSEEKAKFDKLMDKLNELEDVQDIYHNVEN; this is translated from the coding sequence ATGGGAAGAGCACATGAAGTTAGAAAAGCAAGTATGGAAAAAACTGCTGCAATGAAATCAGCAATTTATGGAAGAGCTTCAAAAGAAATATATATGGCAGCAAAAGCTGGAAGTAAAGATCCAGAAGCAAATTTAGCACTTAGAAGTGCAATAGATAAAGCTAAATCAAAACAAGTACCAGCTGATGTTATTCAAAGAGCAATAAAAAAAGCTGAAGGTGGAGATGCAGATAACTATACTTCAAATAGATATGAAGGATATGGTCCTGGAAATTCAATGATAATAGTTGATTCACTTACAAATAATGTTAATAGAGCAATTGCAGAAATAAGAGATGCATTTAATAAAAATGGGGGAAAAATTGCAAATAGTGGTGCAGTTTCTCATTCATTTCAAGCAACAAGTATATTTGCATTTGAAAATAAAAGTGTTGAAGAAATCTTAGAGCTTTTAATGGAAACAGATTGTGAAGTAAATGATGTTCTTGAAGAAGAAGGTTTAACAGTTGTCTATGCACCATTTCAAGCATTTAATGCAATTAAAACAGCATTAGATAATGTAGGAATTAAAGATTATAAAATGGCTGAAACAACAATGTTAGCTGATGAAATGATTACAATTGTGAACTCTGAAGAAAAAGCAAAATTTGATAAATTAATGGATAAATTAAATGAGTTAGAAGATGTTCAAGATATTTATCATAACGTTGAAAATTAA
- the pyrH gene encoding UMP kinase: MALKFKRVLLKISGEALKGSGDIYDKEKLDEVAKQVIHLTKQGLQIGIVIGGGNIWRGKLADTLELFRIEADYMGMLATIMNALAFEATLRKLGFDKVKVYSSLEIKTVTSSYNYRNAREKLDEGYVTIFAGGTGYSYFTTDTGASIRAIEIKADALLMAKNGTKGVYDSDPNTNAEAKFLKNLTHNDLVSKNLKVMDSTAAALSRDGKLEIVVFDMNGKDNIIKIAHGELECTVIK; the protein is encoded by the coding sequence ATGGCATTAAAATTTAAAAGAGTTTTATTGAAAATATCTGGTGAAGCCTTAAAAGGAAGCGGAGATATCTATGATAAGGAAAAACTAGATGAAGTTGCAAAACAAGTTATTCATTTAACAAAACAAGGATTGCAAATTGGTATTGTCATTGGTGGGGGAAATATTTGAAGAGGTAAATTAGCAGATACTCTTGAATTATTTAGAATAGAAGCTGACTATATGGGAATGCTTGCAACAATTATGAATGCTTTAGCATTTGAAGCTACATTGAGAAAACTTGGATTTGATAAAGTAAAAGTATATTCTTCTTTAGAAATCAAAACAGTTACCAGTTCATATAATTATAGAAATGCAAGAGAGAAACTTGACGAGGGTTATGTAACAATATTTGCTGGGGGTACTGGTTATAGTTACTTTACAACAGATACTGGAGCAAGTATAAGAGCTATAGAAATAAAAGCAGATGCTTTATTAATGGCTAAAAATGGAACAAAGGGAGTTTATGATTCAGATCCAAATACAAATGCTGAAGCGAAATTTTTAAAAAATTTAACTCACAATGATTTAGTAAGTAAAAATTTAAAAGTTATGGATTCAACAGCGGCTGCCTTATCAAGAGATGGTAAGTTAGAAATAGTTGTATTTGATATGAATGGAAAAGACAATATAATTAAAATTGCACATGGTGAATTAGAGTGCACTGTAATTAAATAA
- the tsf gene encoding translation elongation factor Ts yields the protein MAVTPQLIKELREMTSAGMMDCKKALEATNGDIDEAVVWLRENGLAKAAKKADRVAAEGVSFAKTDGKRAIIFEVNSETDFVSKNDKFMALIENIGNALLNSKASTLQEALEIKLASGQTISEACIEATATIGEKIELRRIAAVEGGKLSIYNHANKRISVLLAFDGNIGEEDAYNVCMHVAAMAPKYLEESDVPQDFKDQEMHIIKETTDLTGKPENVAEGILKGKLNKKLAEVTLLAQSFVMDEKQTVGNFVKSKGAKLTQMFRFEVGEGIEKATTDFAAEVAAQLAGN from the coding sequence ATGGCAGTTACACCACAATTAATTAAAGAATTAAGAGAAATGACTTCTGCTGGAATGATGGACTGTAAAAAAGCTTTAGAAGCTACAAACGGTGACATTGACGAAGCAGTAGTATGATTAAGAGAAAATGGTTTAGCAAAGGCAGCTAAAAAAGCTGATAGAGTTGCAGCAGAAGGTGTTTCTTTTGCTAAAACAGATGGAAAAAGAGCAATTATATTTGAAGTTAACTCAGAAACAGACTTTGTTTCAAAAAACGACAAATTTATGGCATTAATTGAAAATATTGGAAATGCTTTATTAAACTCAAAAGCATCAACTTTACAAGAAGCTTTAGAAATTAAATTAGCTTCAGGACAAACAATTAGTGAAGCTTGTATAGAAGCAACAGCAACAATTGGTGAAAAAATTGAATTAAGAAGAATTGCTGCAGTTGAAGGTGGAAAATTATCAATTTACAATCATGCAAATAAAAGAATATCAGTATTATTAGCATTTGATGGAAATATTGGAGAAGAAGATGCATACAATGTATGTATGCATGTTGCTGCTATGGCACCAAAATATTTAGAAGAGTCAGATGTACCTCAAGATTTTAAAGATCAAGAAATGCATATTATTAAAGAAACAACTGATTTAACAGGAAAACCTGAGAATGTTGCTGAAGGAATCTTAAAAGGTAAGTTAAATAAAAAACTTGCTGAAGTTACTTTATTAGCCCAAAGTTTTGTTATGGATGAAAAACAAACTGTTGGAAATTTTGTTAAATCAAAAGGAGCAAAACTAACTCAAATGTTTAGATTTGAAGTTGGTGAAGGTATTGAAAAAGCCACTACAGATTTTGCAGCAGAAGTTGCAGCACAGTTAGCAGGTAACTAA
- the ispG gene encoding flavodoxin-dependent (E)-4-hydroxy-3-methylbut-2-enyl-diphosphate synthase produces MVNRLNTRKVKVGNIEIGGNNEVVIQSMTTSKTHDVKETLKQINSLFKEGCQIVRVAVLGIDDANSLKEIVDNSPVPIVADIHFNYKFALIAADAGCAKIRINPGNIGIEENTIAVVEKCKEKNIPIRIGVNSGSLPKNMVAKYGWTAKAMVESLREHIEILEKYDFRNIIYSLKATDPLMAIEAYEMASENWNYPAHLGITEAGSLLNGAIKSSFGLGYLLQKGIGSTIRISLSEDPVEEIKVAKRLLNSLGLFHNMVEVIACPTCGRLEFSLREVVKEVEEFVEELQFPLKVAILGCVVNGPGEASQADIGIAGGNKGGIIFKKGKIFKTVKQDELVPELKKLIMEYYEQWKKMQ; encoded by the coding sequence ATGGTAAATAGACTAAATACTAGAAAAGTAAAAGTTGGAAATATTGAAATTGGGGGCAATAATGAAGTTGTCATTCAATCAATGACAACTTCAAAAACTCATGATGTAAAAGAAACATTAAAACAAATTAACTCTCTTTTTAAAGAAGGCTGTCAAATAGTTAGAGTTGCAGTTTTAGGAATTGATGATGCAAATTCATTAAAAGAAATAGTTGACAACTCTCCTGTTCCAATTGTTGCAGATATTCATTTTAACTATAAATTTGCTCTAATAGCAGCTGATGCAGGTTGTGCAAAAATCAGAATTAATCCAGGAAATATTGGAATTGAAGAAAATACAATTGCAGTTGTTGAAAAATGTAAAGAAAAAAATATTCCTATTAGAATTGGAGTTAATTCTGGAAGTTTACCAAAAAATATGGTTGCAAAATATGGGTGAACTGCAAAAGCAATGGTTGAATCTCTTAGAGAGCATATTGAAATTTTAGAAAAATATGATTTTAGAAATATAATTTACTCTTTAAAAGCAACAGATCCCTTAATGGCAATTGAAGCTTATGAAATGGCAAGTGAAAATTGAAATTATCCTGCACATTTAGGAATAACAGAAGCAGGAAGTTTATTAAACGGAGCTATAAAATCTAGTTTTGGACTAGGATATTTATTACAAAAAGGTATTGGAAGTACAATTAGAATAAGTTTAAGTGAAGATCCCGTTGAAGAAATAAAAGTGGCAAAAAGATTGCTTAATTCATTAGGACTTTTTCACAATATGGTTGAAGTTATCGCATGTCCAACTTGTGGAAGATTAGAATTTTCTTTAAGAGAAGTTGTTAAAGAAGTTGAAGAATTTGTTGAAGAACTTCAATTTCCATTAAAAGTTGCCATACTTGGTTGTGTAGTAAATGGACCTGGTGAAGCAAGTCAAGCAGATATTGGTATTGCTGGGGGAAATAAAGGTGGAATAATCTTCAAAAAAGGGAAAATTTTTAAAACTGTTAAACAAGATGAATTAGTTCCAGAATTAAAAAAATTAATTATGGAATATTATGAACAATGAAAAAAGATGCAATAG